A stretch of Candidatus Vicinibacter affinis DNA encodes these proteins:
- a CDS encoding GntR family transcriptional regulator: MDFHKQQPIYLQIADVLLEDILQKKISDGERVPSVRELALSVQVNPNTVQRSYQWLQDEDIIVQKRGIGFFLCDKVYEKTLSIKRDELIKVTIPETIKQMKLLGIGIKEFESIYQSIHN, encoded by the coding sequence ATGGATTTCCATAAACAACAACCCATCTATCTCCAAATAGCCGATGTGCTGTTAGAAGATATTCTCCAAAAGAAAATATCTGACGGAGAACGTGTCCCTTCAGTTAGAGAATTAGCTCTTTCTGTTCAAGTGAATCCAAATACGGTTCAACGCAGTTATCAATGGCTACAAGACGAAGATATAATTGTTCAAAAAAGAGGAATTGGATTTTTCCTTTGTGACAAGGTTTATGAAAAAACATTGTCCATCAAAAGGGATGAATTAATCAAAGTAACCATACCAGAGACTATCAAACAAATGAAATTATTGGGAATTGGCATCAAAGAATTTGAATCAATTTATCAAAGCATTCATAATTAG
- a CDS encoding bifunctional 3-deoxy-7-phosphoheptulonate synthase/chorismate mutase type II, whose amino-acid sequence MQTKPVFEIPKDQKILILGPCSAESYEQLSSVCTQTMDLKPDLLRAGVWKPRTRPGSFEGKGEEALEWLIQIKKDFNIKVCTEVANQEHVEKCLKAGIDVLWVGARTTVNPFYVQEIADALKGTNVPVMIKNPLNPDLFLWLGAIERFYKAGLERIAAIHRGFSFYGNSIYRNVPRWQIPIELKRKLPEIQMIADVSHISGNPAHLQEIAQIAMDLNYDGLMVEVHPDPLQALSDSDQQVTPAFLKKFVLDQLIKRKTQSSNYLYNNKISEIRKEIDYIDKEIISLLAKRMQMADAIGIEKRNEEISIFQPERWAEIVSRLLVEAEKSNLSQEFIFSLTEAIHIESIQHQSAKMNNP is encoded by the coding sequence TTGCAAACAAAACCAGTATTTGAAATTCCGAAAGATCAGAAAATTCTTATTTTAGGTCCTTGCAGCGCCGAGTCCTATGAACAATTATCAAGTGTTTGTACCCAAACTATGGACCTTAAGCCGGATTTGTTGAGAGCTGGAGTTTGGAAACCAAGGACTCGCCCGGGATCATTTGAAGGAAAAGGAGAAGAAGCACTGGAGTGGCTTATTCAAATCAAGAAAGACTTTAATATTAAAGTATGTACTGAAGTGGCCAATCAAGAACACGTTGAAAAATGCCTTAAAGCAGGGATTGATGTGCTTTGGGTTGGAGCAAGGACTACAGTCAACCCTTTTTATGTTCAGGAAATAGCAGATGCTCTGAAAGGAACTAATGTTCCTGTCATGATAAAAAATCCGCTTAATCCAGACCTTTTTCTTTGGCTGGGAGCGATAGAAAGATTTTATAAGGCCGGACTTGAAAGGATTGCTGCAATTCATAGAGGCTTTTCCTTTTATGGCAATTCAATCTACAGAAATGTGCCAAGGTGGCAGATCCCAATTGAATTGAAGAGGAAATTGCCGGAAATTCAAATGATAGCAGACGTCAGTCATATAAGTGGTAACCCTGCGCATCTGCAAGAAATAGCACAAATTGCTATGGATTTAAATTATGATGGTCTTATGGTTGAGGTGCACCCAGATCCATTACAAGCATTAAGTGATTCCGATCAACAAGTCACCCCTGCATTTTTAAAGAAATTTGTACTTGACCAGCTCATTAAAAGAAAAACTCAATCCAGCAATTATCTATATAATAATAAAATTTCAGAAATCAGGAAGGAGATAGATTATATAGATAAGGAAATCATAAGTTTATTGGCAAAACGTATGCAAATGGCAGATGCCATTGGCATTGAAAAAAGAAATGAAGAAATATCCATTTTCCAACCTGAAAGATGGGCAGAAATAGTTTCAAGACTTTTAGTTGAAGCAGAAAAAAGCAATCTTAGTCAAGAATTCATTTTTTCACTCACAGAAGCCATTCATATTGAATCCATCCAACACCAAAGCGCTAAAATGAACAATCCTTAG
- a CDS encoding ABC transporter ATP-binding protein produces MIHLQNVSFQYKKGKSIFKDLELNLNAGNIYGLLGKNGAGKTTLLRLINGLIFPTAGTVDIMGYPAADRHPEMLADICFVQEEPYIPNLSIIAFLYTYAPFYPNFDFDQFFKLITEFSLEGSLKLDKLSFGQKKKVMLSFALASNARIVILDEPTNGLDIPSKSQFRKLITEAMLNERMIIISTHQVRDMVNLIDPILIIDEGQVVFNYSLEEIADALVFEVHNTLAEPKDVLYSERISGGYITIRENNHDEFSNVDVEALFNAILIKKEEIIKILEKHKAIHSNSKN; encoded by the coding sequence ATGATTCATTTGCAAAATGTCAGTTTCCAATACAAAAAGGGCAAAAGTATTTTTAAGGATCTTGAATTAAACCTAAATGCAGGTAATATTTATGGGCTACTTGGGAAAAATGGTGCGGGTAAAACTACCTTACTACGGCTTATAAATGGGTTAATATTTCCAACTGCAGGCACAGTAGACATTATGGGTTATCCAGCAGCAGATAGACATCCGGAGATGTTGGCTGATATCTGTTTTGTACAGGAAGAACCCTATATTCCGAACCTTTCAATTATTGCTTTCCTCTATACCTACGCCCCCTTCTATCCAAATTTTGACTTTGATCAATTTTTTAAACTAATAACCGAATTCAGCCTGGAGGGTAGTTTAAAGTTGGACAAATTATCCTTTGGACAAAAGAAGAAAGTGATGTTAAGTTTTGCCTTAGCCAGCAATGCAAGAATTGTCATTCTTGATGAGCCTACAAATGGTTTAGACATACCTTCCAAATCCCAATTTAGAAAGCTCATAACAGAAGCAATGCTGAATGAAAGGATGATTATTATTTCTACACATCAAGTCCGAGATATGGTGAATTTGATAGATCCAATATTAATCATTGATGAAGGACAAGTAGTATTCAATTACTCTTTGGAAGAAATTGCCGATGCTCTTGTATTTGAAGTTCACAACACGCTGGCCGAACCAAAGGATGTATTGTATAGTGAACGTATAAGTGGTGGTTACATTACTATTAGAGAAAATAATCACGATGAATTCTCTAATGTTGACGTTGAAGCATTGTTTAATGCAATCCTTATTAAAAAAGAGGAAATCATAAAAATTCTAGAAAAACATAAAGCCATTCACTCAAATTCAAAAAATTAA